The DNA segment CATAATGTACTTCAATACCAGCAATTTTACCAACTCGACCAATCTTATCTGCTGTTTCCCCGAAGACAATTAATGATTTCACATTTTTGAAAAATGGGAGTAATTCATCGAAGGAGTTACCTCGATCTAAGCCACCCGCTAAAAGTACGACTGGATTTTTAAAACCTTTTAAAGCGCTCTGAGTTGCAAGAATGTTTGTTGCTTTAGAATCATTATAAAATTTACGTCCTTGCCACTCAACGACAAATTGTGTTCGATGCTCTACACCTTTAAATGTTTCTAAAACGTGCATAATCTCTTCGTTTGTAACACCTAATGTTTTAGCTACTGCAACCGAAGCGAGAATGTTTTCCAAGTTATGCTCTCCCGGAAGTAAGATGCTATCGCGTGAACCAATGACTTCATCGTCAAACATAATATCGCCATTTTGGACATAACTTCCTTGCCCTAAACGTTGCGTTGTTGAAAAAGGAATAACTTGCGCTTTTGTTTGTTTGGTTAAATTTTTCAGTTCTTCTTGGTCCCAGTTGATAACTAGAAAATCATCTGCTGTTTGATTTTTTTGGATATGCCATTTTGCTTGGACATACTCACTACGATCAGTATGGTAATCCAAATGTGCCTCATAAATATTCGTTATGACTGAAATATGCGGCTTGAAAGTCTCCACTCCCATTAGTTGGAAAGAAGAAAGCTCCATCGAAATATATTGTTCACTTGTCGCATTTTCAGCAACAGCGGATGCCGGAAAACCAATGTTTCCTGCAAGTAAAGAACTATTTTCTTTATGGGCGTTTAACATATGATGAATAATCGTCGTCGTTGTTGTTTTCCCATTCGTCCCTGTAATGCCGACAATGGGTGCTTCCGAAATTTGGTATGCTAACTCCACTTCAGTAATAACCGGAATTTTAAGTTTTAACGCTTTGGCAATCATTGGGTTGTTATACGGAATACCAGGATTTTTAATAACGAGTTCAAATCCTTCATCCAAAAGTTCAATCGGATGCGATCCACAAATCACTTTAATCCCTTGTTCCAGTAAGCCTTGTGCTTCTGGATTTTCGCTAAAAGGTTTTTGATCATTTACAGTGACAAATGCTCCTAATTTATGCATAATTGTTGCCGCGCTAACACCACTTCTTGCAAGACCCAAAACAAGTACTTTTTTGTGATGATACATTTCAATTTTTTTCATTTCCTTTGGTTCCCCCATTTATATCAAAATTGGCGGTCGATTCTATGCTATTCATAAAAACGACGGAAAGCGCCAACCAGATCCTGTAAAAAAACAGCTAACTAGAGACGCTTTTGCCGCGAAAATCACGGCGCTTTATTAAAAGATAACAACACAGACAGAAATAACTGCTCCGACTAATCCGATTCCCCAGAACGTTAAAACAACGCGCCATTCGGACCAGCCACCAAGTTCAAAGTGATGATGAATTGGTGTCATGCGGAAAATCCGTTTTCCTTTAGTTGCCTTAAAGTAAAATACTTGCAAAATAACAGATGCTGTTTCAATAACGAAAATTATTCCGATTAAAAGTAACAACCATTCTTGATGTACTAAAATAGAAACAGCGGCGATACTCCCACCAAGTGCAAGCGAACCGGTATCACCCATGAAAATTTTCGCTGGATTTTTATTAAAGAGTAGAAATCCAAGCATACCGCCCACAATGGCAAAACAGAAAATCGCGACATCCATTTGTTCTTGATAAAAAGCAATAACACCAAAAGCAGAAAAAGCAATAACAGAAAGACCAGAAACAAGCCCGTCTAAACCATCTGTTAAATTCACTGCATTGGAAAATCCAACTAACCAGAATAAGATAAAGATAACAAAGAACCAGCCAAGATCCACTTCAATATTTGTAAATGGAATATTCAGTGTCTCAGCAAAATCACTAAAATGATACACAAGATAAAATAATATTGAAATCGCCACTTGACCTAAAAACTTCTGTTTAGAAGTGAGTCCTAAATTACGTTTTTGAACCACTTTAATATAGTCATCCAGAAAACCTAATGCGCCAAAGAGTGCCAGCGCGATAAATAGCAGCCAAGTAGCCGCACTAACTTCCCCACCGATGAATGAAAAAATCAAAAAGCTAATAAGCATAGCAGTTATAAAAACAACTGCTCCCATAGTTGGTGTGCCTGATTTTTTTTCATGCATTTTCGGGCCTTCATCTCGAATACTTTGGCCAAATTTTAATTTCACCAAAAATGGTATAAATAGTGGGACGCCTATCACTGTAATGATAAAAGCCACTGCAAATGTTGATACTAACATGTATAAAGACACAATAAATTCTCCCCAATCTGTTTGTCAAAGCACTTCACTTCATATTTTATGCGAGTCCGAGTTTTTTTTCAATAGCAATTCGAGCTTCTACGCGATCATCAAAATCAATAACCTCATCACCTATTATTTGATAATCTTCATGACCTTTTCCAGCAATCAGAATAACATCCCCTGTTTCTGCTTCGTTTACTGCAAAACGAATGGCATCTCGACGATTCTCGTGAACAACATAAGAATCACTTTCTGGAACTCCTTGAATCATGTCTTCAATAATCGCATGTGGATTTTCACTACGCGGATTATCCGATGTAAAAATTGGATTTGTTGCATAATCTACAGCAATTTTTGCCATTTGTGGTCGTTTTCCTTTATCCCGGTCACCGCCACAACCTACAATAACAAAAACTCGTTTTTCAGCAAATTCATCAATTGTTTGTAAGACATTTAGCAAGCTATCCGGTGTATGTGAATAATCAACAATTACCGGAAAATCTTGCCCTGCACTGACGAGTTCAAAACGACCTTTAACTCCAGGAATATCTTCCACTGTTGCAATAGCATTGTTGATAGGAATTTTTAATGCAAAACTTGTTGCAATGGCCGCTAAGACATTATAAACACTAAAATTACCAATCATTTTTATCTTTAATGTGAAATTACCTACTGGTGTTCTTAAATCAAATGTAGAACCATGGCTTGCAATTTTAATATTGCTTGCTCTAAAATCCGCTTGTTTTTTTATCCCAAATGTAATAACGTGAGCAGCTGTTGCTGTTTGCATTCGAGAGCTTTCTGCATCATCTATATTTATAACAGCTACTTTTGGATTACTAGTATGGTAGCTGTTGCCTAATTGCGCAAAGAGTAAGCTTTTAGCATAGGCGTATTCTTCCATTGTATGGTGATAATCTAGATGATCTTGAGATAAATTCATAAATACTGCTACATCATAATCTGAGCCGTAAACTCGACCTTGGACTAATGCGTGAGATGAAACTTCCATCACAGCAGTGCTAACACCATTCATAAGCATGTTTCGGAACGTTTCTTGTAATGTTAAACTATCTGGAGTTGTGTTTTTTGTTTCTAAAATTTGGTCGCCAATTTTGCGATACATAGTGCCGATAAGACCAGTTTGTTCCCCATTTTCACGCACAATTTGTTCTACTAAATGACTAACCGTTGTTTTCCCATTTGTCCCAGTAATCCCAACTAGTTTCAACGCTTGGGTGGGGGAACCATAGAAATAATCAGCTAACATTGCCATCGCACGTTTGGAATCTCTCACATAAATTACAGGGACAGTTACATCTACTGTTTTTTCAGCAATAATTGCTACCGCGCCAAGTTCTTCTGCACGTTTTGCAAACTGGTGTCCATCCACCAATTCCCCGTCTATACAAATAAATAGTGTCCCAGGTTTTACTTTTCTACTATCTTGGGCGATTTGGTCAATTTCTATTGCCGAACTTGCCTCGCCAGTATAAACCGGGATAGCTTCCATTAATTCACTTAACTTCATACTTGCCATCTCCTCAAACTTATTCTTTCTGTTATTTTTGCTAAAACCAAAAAGAATCCTTTTCTATCTTAGCAAAAACAACAAAGTATATCTACCACGACAAAAGACATAGTAGCTGCTTAAAGTTAGAAGTATGCCACTTTTTTGAGCTGACATACTTCTATCTTCCTACTATTGATTAAGCAAATCACCGATACCGGCATTTTCCCTGATGTCTGTCGCTTTTTTATTTTTATTTGCAGTATCTTGATCATGATTTTGGTTAAATTGACTTATTTGTTCTGGTGGCGTAAGCGTTATTTTCATTTTCGTTTCGCTATTAATTACACTTCCAGCAGAAACACTTTGACTTTTCACATAACCACTTCCACTAAATTCAAAAGGAATACCGGTTATTTCTGAAACTTTGAGAACATCATCTTTGGACCAAGTTACCATGTTTGGAGCAGTCATATCCCCGTCAGTCATGATAATCACTTTTTGACCTTGCATGAGTTCGCTATTTGCTGATGGCAGTTGTTGGACAATTTTTTTGCCGTTTCCGACAACTATTGGTTCAAGCCCTTTATCTTTCACTGCTTTTTTAGCGTCATCTACTGATTTACCTGTTAAAACGGGTACTTTTTCAGTTGATAATTTCTCTACATCGCCTGGTTTAATATTCATATATTGTAAGCTGTTTTTCATTACGGGATTAAATACTTCAGATACTGCTTCTCCGCCTGTTTCACTACCCGTTAATTGCGGTTGTTGCATCGTCACATAAATAACTAATTCTGGATTGTCAGCAGGTGCCATTCCTAAGAAAGAGAAAATATAATTCTCTGCTCCAGTCATATATTTACCAGTTTTTGGATTAGGAATTTGGGAAGTACCTGTTTTCCCAGCTACTTCATAACCTGGAATAGCGTACAATTTACCAGTTCCATGTTCCCCACTAATAACATTTTTTAATTCGTCACGTGTTTTTTTCGCTGTGTCCGCACTGATTGGTTTTCCAGCTACTGTTGTTTTTGTTTCTTTTTCTTTACCTGTGTTGGGATCTTTAACACTCGAAACGACATATGGTTGTTTCATTGTGCCATCACTTGCGATAGCAGACGCAGCTTGAATCATTTGCATCATCGAAACTGTAGTACCTTGTCCAAACACGGTCGTTACTTTTTCAATTGGATAATTATAAAGGATTTTACCATTTGTTTCATTTGGCAAATCAATGCCTGTTTTTTCACCGAAACCAAATTTATCTAAATAATTTTTAAATGTATCTGTTCCCATTTTGTTTAAAAGCTTAGCGAATGCCACGTTACTTGAACGTTCTACCCCTTCACGATATGGAATCGAGCCCCAACCATTTCCGTTATTATGGTCATGGATAGCAATATCGCCAACTTTATAAGAACCAGATTGATAGTATTCGTTTGGATTATAAACATTTGTATCAATAGCAGAAGCTAGAGAAATGATTTTCATGACTGAGCCGGGTTCGTATGCATATTCAACTGGTAAATCTTGCCAAATACTTGAACTATTTCCTTTAATCGTGGAACGGTCAGCTGGATTAAAAGATGGTCGTTGGCTTATTGCAAGAATTTCACCTGTTTTTGGATCTGCTACTACAGCCATCATATTTTTAGGTTTATATTTTGCATCAACAGTCGCCATAGTATCTTCTAAGAATGTTTGGATTTTTTTATCTAAAGTCAATGTAATATCTTGACCGTCTTTCGCTTTGGTTACTTTATTTTTAGAATTCGGTAAAATATAGCCCATTCGGTCCGTACTGTAATCAATTTTCCCATTGGTTCCAGTTAATTGATTATTATAGCTAGACTCAATACCCATTTTACCTTCTAAAATAGTTGTATTTTTCTTTTCTTCTTGTTGTGCAAAACCAATTAATTGTGTCGCAAAAGTACCATTAGGATAAAAACGTTCTGATTGACGGGTAAATTCAATGCCAGGTAAATCTTCTTTGTCAATTTTTGCTTTTGTTTCTGTGGAAATGTTTTTCCCAGCAGAACCAAATTCGACTTGATATTTTCCTTTTTCATTGAGTTTATCTAAAATATCAGATTCATCCATTGGAATATATTTTGCGAGAATTTGAGCTGTTTTTTCTTCATCTACTACTCGCATTGGATTTTTTGTTGATTTAGAAAGTTTATCGCTAACTACTGCTGCAATCGTGTAAGAAGCCGTATCCTCAGCTAACACTTCTCCTTTTCGATCTAAAATGGAGCCACGTTTTGCTTCAAGAACACTGCTTTTTAAATGTTGCTTCGATGCTTTAGCTGCAAGCGGGACCCCATTTGCTTCTCCCGTAATTTGCAAATAAAGAAAACGGCCAGAAACCAAGAGAAAGAGAATAGTGAAAAAGATAAAAAGCACTAGCGCTCCCCTTCTCATGTTACCTATACGCCGTTTCATTGACCATCTACCACTTTCACATTATCGCCATCAAGTTTTAACCCTTTTTCTTTGGCAATTTTTAAAATACGTTCATATCTCCCTAAATCTTTTACTTCTACTTTTAAGTCTTCATTTGATTTTTGTTGTTCGATAATTTTCGTTTCTTTTGTTTGAATTTCTTGGTTCACGGTGTAAATTTGTGCTTGTACACTAATGATACGAAAAGCAACAACTAAAACAATCGCAAGCGCAATCGTGATGATTACTTTTTCGCCGAGAGTCATTTGACCTCGTCTTAAGATTTGTTTTTTTGATTGTTCGGCTTCTCTATGTACCTTATTTGGCTCTAGATTAGATTTATAGGCGACATTGCTCACATTTTTTCAACTCCTGCTATTTAATAATTTTTTCGATGACACGTAATTTTGCAGAACGCGCTCGGTTGTTTTGTTCCAGTTCTTCTTCACTTGGTACAATCGGCTTTCTTGTAGCAAGTTTGAAATCTGGTTTATATTCATCTGGAATGACTGGAAGACCTGGTGGTAATTCTGGTCCTTTTGTCGCTTCTTGGAATAAGTGTTTTGTAATGCGGTCTTCTAAAGAATGAAACGTGATTACGCTAATTCTGCCGCCTGGTTTTAATAATGTTAAGGCTTTTTCAAGGGAATCTTCTACAGCACCTAATTCATCATTTACTGCAATTCGGATCGCTTGAAAAGTTCTTTTTCCTGGATGCCCGCCTTTTCTTCTTGCTGGCGCCGGGATAGCTGTTTTAATGATGTCTACTAGTTCACCCGTTGTTTCAATTGGTTTGACTTCACGGCGACGTTCGATTTCTCGTGCAATTTGCTTAGAAAATTTTTCTTCCCCGTATTGAAAAAAGATACGGATTAAATCTTGATAAGACCACTCGTTGACAACTATTTTTGCCGTCAGCTCTTGTTCTTGATCCATTCGCATATCAAGAGCCGCATCCTGGTGATAACTAAAGCCGCGTTCTCTTTCGTCTAATTGAGGGGACGAAACACCTAAATCGTATAAAATCCCATCAACCGCTTCAATTCCGCGCTCATTTAATGCTTCTTTCATATAGCGAAAATTAGCTTTAATAAAAGTTACTTTATCGCTATAATCTGCTAATTTCATTTTTGCATTATCAATTGCCGTTTGATCTTGGTCAAAAGCAAATAAATGCCCTTGTTCATTAAGCTTATTTAGTAAATACTCTGAGTGACCTGCGCCGCCAAGTGTTGCATCGACATAGATTCCGTCTGGTTTTACTTCAAGCATATCGACTGTTTCATGTAGTAATACGGTTTCGTGCTTAAACATGCAAATTCCCCCTTAAATATCAAAGCCAATCATATTTTCGGCTAAATCAGCAAAAGATTCTTCTGCCTCGTTAAAGACATTGTCCCACTCTGATTTACTCCAAATTTCAATACGACTAGAAACTCCAATAATTACTGTTTCTTTCTCCAAATCCGCATACTGTAGTAAGTTGGATGGAATATTAATCCGGCCTTGCTTGTCTAGTTCACATTCAGACGCACCGGAAAAGAAGAAACGTGTAAAGGAACGAGCATCTTTTTTAGTTAGTGGTAGGGTTTGGAGCTTTTCTTCAAGCTTTTTCCATTCCTCTTGTGGATAAGCGAATAAACACTTATCAAGTCCTCGGGTTATAACAAAATTATCCCCCAAAAGCTCACGGAATTTAGCTGGCACAATTAATCTGCCCTTTATATCGATGTTATGTTGATATTCTCCCATGAACATTAGACTTCACCCACTTTCCTACATACCACTTTACCACATCTCCCCACTTCGCACCACCCAAAACCTAAAATTCTGTAAAAAAAAATCATTCTACTATATAGATAGAATGATTAAACCTTTATTTAAAGCCATTTTAGTCGAATTTTATTTTAGGGATATAGCGTGGGGCTTGGTGGAGGGGTCCCCCACTTACACCCCAAAAATCATTTCGCTAACACTTTTTTCCAACCAGTTTTAAGAGCTACCGCTGAAAAAACGATACTTAGCATACCAAGTAAAATCGTGAATGCACTCATACCAAATTTACCAATAATTGGAGCAAATACTAAGCTTATCGAACCAATCATTTTTCCAATTTGGAAAATAATGCCATTAAAAGCCATATATGCCCCGCGCTTATTATCATCAACAATAGCCGCTAGAATTGTTTGCCGCGTAGGTACATAGAGTAACTCGCCAATCGATAGGATAGCAGTGGCTAGCAATAATATCGACAAATTAATTGCAAATGCGCAAATAGCAAAACCAATCGAAAATAAAGCAAAACCGACATACATAATTGGTTGTTGCGCACGTTTTGTCACCCATTTTGCAATCGGAACCGTGAATAGTACAATAAATAGCGTATTGACTGCTGTAAGTATACTCAGAATTTGCACTCCATTTAATGAAATGTGACCAAAAGGACCTAGACTCACAAGTAATGCTTGGAAATCTTCGGCTAAACGTACTGAAATATAATTACTTCGCTGGAATTCTATCGACATAACCGCAATTCCACCAATAGTATATAGAAGAAAACGATAATCATGTAAAACTTGACCGTAATTTTTAAACATACTAATTAATCCAAATGACTCTTTATGCGTTAGTGTATTTTGTTGTAACGTTTCTGAAATCAAGCTTAATGTAAGCCAAGCAGTCACGCATGACATAATAAAAAGTGCTAAAAGTAACGAAAATAAATAATCTACAAAAAACCAACCACCTACCATAATACCAATCATCATAGATAAATTATTTGCCCAGTAGCTTACCGAATACATAAACGAACGATTTTCAGGTGTACTTACATCAATCAACATAGCTTCTCCCGCAGGATTAATCAGCCCTTGAGCCACACCAATAATAAGCAACATAACAAAAGTAATCCAAGGCGAATGAAAGAACGGAGAATTACAAAGAACCATCCCCAAAAACGCAATAACCTTAAGAAATTCCCCTGTAACCATTAATTTTTTTCGGCCGATAATATCCGCCAAATGCCCCCCATACATACCCGCAAGAAATTGAATAATGACATTAATCATTAATAGTATACCAGCGATACTACTACTTATCTCCATTGAAAAATAAATAGCAATAAATGGGAAGATCATCGAACCAATAATTTTACTTAAAAATTGAATGAGTATTCGCGCTCTAATATTCGGATGCAACTCTCTAAACATGTTATCTCCTCCGTTTGGTAATTTTCTGAGTTCTCTGTTAGTATAAAAGGGACGCAAGAATAAAAAAAGGGTATTATAATACGAATGTTGTCCCCTTTTCGAATGGAGCGATTACATGGATAAAGATTATTTCACTATGAGAGCCTATTTATATAATGTAACTAGCGATTCGGATGTTCCTTTTAAATTGAATGATTTAGCAAATATCTGGTTTTGCACTTCGAAAAACGCAAAAAGAAAACTTCATCATTATCAAGCAAAAGGAGTGCTTCAATATCAACCTGGACTTGGACGTGGAAACCTTTCTCATATCGCTTTTAAAGAACCACTAGAAAAAGAAGTATTGTTGGTTTTGAAAAAGAGTTTAGCAGAAGATTCTTTTAGTGATATTTTATTTTTATTGCAGCTTCCTATTCCCAAAAATTGGTTTTCTAATATATCAACAGAAATCCAGCAAATGTTTGGCTTACAATTGACGGAAAACCAACAAGAAGTTTTGCGTTCTATTATCCGACGTAAGTTAACGACACTTGATCCACTTCAAACCTCTGTATCCATGGAATCTTTTATCCTTACTCAAATTAGTGATTCTCTCGTTAAATATGATGAGATAGATAAAAAAGTTGTTTCGCATATTGCACACCACTGGCATGTTACAGAAGATTACAAAAAATGGACTTTTTATTTACGTAAGAGCATCTTATTTCATCATGGGCGAATGCTGGATAGTGAAGATGTAAAATTTACTTTACTGCGAGCCATGCAGCCAAATACTGTTCCTTTTTGGCAATTACAAGACATTAAAAATATTCACTGCACGAATAAATTTACGGTGACGATTACATTAAATAATGCTGATCCATTTTTCATTCGTTACTTATGCTCTCCTAATATGGCTATTTTACCGCGAGATGTAACTTTTGATGAATTTAAGTTAATTGCCTCCGGACCTTTTAAAATGGTGGAGAGAAATGACGAGTGCTTAATTTTAGAAGCTTTTGATACTTATTTTTTAAAACGCCCGATACTTGATAGAGTGGAGTTTTGGACAGCCGAAAACCATCATACTTTAAAGACGATTCCGATGCAGTTCACTTCTGTTGATTATGAAGAAAATTCTGCCTACGTTGAACGCAGAAAAACTGGCGTTGGCGTTAACTTCATTTGTTTTAATGGTCATAAAAATGGTGTGGCTCAACATAAAGCTTTTCGCGAGGCCATGTACCACCTATTAGACGCTCAAATAACCAGTCAAGAACTCTTTGAAAATTATGGCACAATTGCATCCAATTACTATCCTGAAAAATCCATTATTCCAACAAAACATCCTGAAAAAATTGCTACTTTACTAAAAAAAGCAAACTATCAAGGAGAAAAAGTCATTTTTGGCACAACCCAACATCCAACTGCTTTGCAAGAATCAAAATGGATTTGTGATCGAGCTGCTAAATTCGGTATCCACTTAGAGGAAAAATTAGTTTCGCATGACGACGCTTCCTATTCTAGTGTGACAGAAGATGATCTTGATTTAATGATGATGGGCGAAATACCAGCAGCTGACGGAGAACTAGCTTATCTAGATTTTTTAAACAATCCCAACCTTTTACCACAACACCTTTTTAGCCCTGAGGTGATTAAAGAGATTTCTACAAAATCGAATGAATTTAAATTAGAAAAAGACGCCTCCAAAAGAGACGCCTTACAAACAAAAATGGATAACTGGCTTACAAAAAATTTTCATTTAATTTATTTACATCATCCAGAAAAAAGTCAATCACTTCATTCCATGATAAGAGGAGTTACAGAAAATCCATTCGGGTACTTTGACTTAAGTAAAGTATGGATTGAAACATTACCAACTAAAACTGCAAAATCAAACTATAAATAATTCCGTATAAATAGAGTGCGACATACAATAAAGCGAAAATGAAAAAACATAATCTCCAGTATCCACGAATAATTTTGCGATACTGGATTTCGCCTTCTTTTTTTGCAGCAATAACTACTATCACAATGCCTAGAATAAATAAAAATAATAATATATATAATAAAAATGATTTATTAAAAAGCACCATCATAAAAAAGTGCACCGCAATAATTAAGAAAATTGTCGATACATCCGCCGAAAGCATAATTCTACGTTGCGTTTTTCGAAATCGAAAACCAGAAAGAAGCATCGTGAGTATAAAAATTATCACTGGTAAAACAATTATTATCGCTGTTGAGTTTGTTAACCAATCAAACATTGCTTTCTCCTTCCAGTCCTTTAATAATATGATATAACGTTCTAAGTGTAGGAAGAGTCCTCGAAGCGTGCTCTCCTTTTTCTAAAACTGGTAATACAATTCCATCGATTTCTGTCTTTCGGTTATTTAACCGATCCAGAGCCATCGAGGAAAAATTAGCTTCCGTTACTTGGCATATAGTCTCTACTTTTAGAAGGGCATTTTCAACTGCTAGAACCGACTGTACTTCTTTTACAAGTATAACTAGTAACCTGTGCCACTCTGGATTTTCTAAGAGCTTCCCATTAGGAACACCGAGAACCGCTGTTAAAGGGTTGATTACTGCATTAATGAGTAATTTTTCTTGAATAATATCTAGATAGTCATCATGCTTTTCTACTGGAAATTCTGGTCTCGATTCTAATAATAATTCTAAGTTCGAATCTAATTCCCCTTGATAAATACTATATTTTGTTCTCCCGTGACCACGCCAAATAACCGTTGTATCGTTCTCACGTCCTGCCCCGTGTTCACTAATGCCTAATAAAATCGTCCGTTTAACACCAAGCTCAGCCAAACTTTCTAAGTGCCCTGCGCCGTTTTGAATAAACAGAAATGGTACTTTTGTTGGTACGTTTTTAAGTAATGGCAAGATTTCATTTAGCGAATATTGTTTTACAGCAATAATTAATAATTGTTGTTTAGCTAAACTTTCTTCATCTGTAACAACGGTAGCTTTTATATGTATGTTTTTTGTTTTTAATTGATCTCTCAGCAAAATTCCTTCTTGATTTAATAATTCTGCCTGTTCTCTTCTTCGTGTAAAAAGTGTGAGCTTGGATTTTTCAGCAAAATTGGCTGCATATAAAAGTCCCATTGCTCCTGCACCGATAATCCCAACATTTATTTGGTTTTCCATCCATTTCAGCTCCATATTGGTTAATGCTTTTATTTTATCAGAAGTGGCGTGTCTTTGCACTTTTGTACGCAAACAAAAACCCCGAAAGACCCATGGCGTCTTTCGAGGTTCGTTTAAACAAGTGAAAGGTCACTTGCTTTTACCAATATTAGCTGTTTGCTACTTCTTTGCCATCATATTGACCACATTCTGGACATACGTGATGGGAAAGTCTGTATTCGCCGCAATTCGAGCATTCGTTCATGCCCGGAAGTTGAAGTTTAACGTGTGTACGACGCTTACGCTTTTTGGCTTTTGAAGTTCTTCTAAAAGGTACTGCCATTTCCTTACACCTCCTTGACGATAACTAAGTACTTGTATCGTTAATCTAAGAAAAATAAATTCCTTAATATATTCCAGCTTCACGGGGAGTTTAGTCTTCTTTTTTCTCATCGAAAAAATCAGCTAATCCCGCAAGACGAGGATCCACTTTTGGTTCTTTTGCTATTTGTTCTAGTAGGTTACCTTCTTCTGTTTTCATTTCCCATTCTTTGCCTCGTGGAAGCTGACTCATATCAAGTGCTTCTTCACTGAAAACCTGCATCGGAATTTCAACAAGTAAAAGTTCTTCTACTACAGGAGTTAAATCGACCATATCCTGTTCCATCACATGCCAAGATTCATCTAGAACTTGTTCTTTGGATTTCACAAAGGTTTCTGTCGCATGCACTTCATAAGGATAAACAACATCCTCTAATGTACGAGCACATGGAAGTGTCCACTCACCTTTCATAGTCAGGTTAGCGGTAACTTCTTCTGGGTGTACAATAAGTTCCCCAGTTACTTGTACGGGGCTTGCATCACGAACGTCTATATTGTTCTCTTGAAAGAACTTTTTTAGGTCAGCTTTTTCATTAATCGTGAAGTTGCTGTCACGATATTTTTTC comes from the Listeria welshimeri serovar 6b str. SLCC5334 genome and includes:
- the rsmH gene encoding 16S rRNA (cytosine(1402)-N(4))-methyltransferase RsmH yields the protein MFKHETVLLHETVDMLEVKPDGIYVDATLGGAGHSEYLLNKLNEQGHLFAFDQDQTAIDNAKMKLADYSDKVTFIKANFRYMKEALNERGIEAVDGILYDLGVSSPQLDERERGFSYHQDAALDMRMDQEQELTAKIVVNEWSYQDLIRIFFQYGEEKFSKQIAREIERRREVKPIETTGELVDIIKTAIPAPARRKGGHPGKRTFQAIRIAVNDELGAVEDSLEKALTLLKPGGRISVITFHSLEDRITKHLFQEATKGPELPPGLPVIPDEYKPDFKLATRKPIVPSEEELEQNNRARSAKLRVIEKIIK
- the mraZ gene encoding division/cell wall cluster transcriptional repressor MraZ; this translates as MFMGEYQHNIDIKGRLIVPAKFRELLGDNFVITRGLDKCLFAYPQEEWKKLEEKLQTLPLTKKDARSFTRFFFSGASECELDKQGRINIPSNLLQYADLEKETVIIGVSSRIEIWSKSEWDNVFNEAEESFADLAENMIGFDI
- a CDS encoding MDR family MFS transporter; translation: MFRELHPNIRARILIQFLSKIIGSMIFPFIAIYFSMEISSSIAGILLMINVIIQFLAGMYGGHLADIIGRKKLMVTGEFLKVIAFLGMVLCNSPFFHSPWITFVMLLIIGVAQGLINPAGEAMLIDVSTPENRSFMYSVSYWANNLSMMIGIMVGGWFFVDYLFSLLLALFIMSCVTAWLTLSLISETLQQNTLTHKESFGLISMFKNYGQVLHDYRFLLYTIGGIAVMSIEFQRSNYISVRLAEDFQALLVSLGPFGHISLNGVQILSILTAVNTLFIVLFTVPIAKWVTKRAQQPIMYVGFALFSIGFAICAFAINLSILLLATAILSIGELLYVPTRQTILAAIVDDNKRGAYMAFNGIIFQIGKMIGSISLVFAPIIGKFGMSAFTILLGMLSIVFSAVALKTGWKKVLAK
- a CDS encoding ABC transporter substrate-binding protein, translated to MDKDYFTMRAYLYNVTSDSDVPFKLNDLANIWFCTSKNAKRKLHHYQAKGVLQYQPGLGRGNLSHIAFKEPLEKEVLLVLKKSLAEDSFSDILFLLQLPIPKNWFSNISTEIQQMFGLQLTENQQEVLRSIIRRKLTTLDPLQTSVSMESFILTQISDSLVKYDEIDKKVVSHIAHHWHVTEDYKKWTFYLRKSILFHHGRMLDSEDVKFTLLRAMQPNTVPFWQLQDIKNIHCTNKFTVTITLNNADPFFIRYLCSPNMAILPRDVTFDEFKLIASGPFKMVERNDECLILEAFDTYFLKRPILDRVEFWTAENHHTLKTIPMQFTSVDYEENSAYVERRKTGVGVNFICFNGHKNGVAQHKAFREAMYHLLDAQITSQELFENYGTIASNYYPEKSIIPTKHPEKIATLLKKANYQGEKVIFGTTQHPTALQESKWICDRAAKFGIHLEEKLVSHDDASYSSVTEDDLDLMMMGEIPAADGELAYLDFLNNPNLLPQHLFSPEVIKEISTKSNEFKLEKDASKRDALQTKMDNWLTKNFHLIYLHHPEKSQSLHSMIRGVTENPFGYFDLSKVWIETLPTKTAKSNYK
- a CDS encoding DUF3397 domain-containing protein; the protein is MFDWLTNSTAIIIVLPVIIFILTMLLSGFRFRKTQRRIMLSADVSTIFLIIAVHFFMMVLFNKSFLLYILLFLFILGIVIVVIAAKKEGEIQYRKIIRGYWRLCFFIFALLYVALYLYGIIYSLILQF
- a CDS encoding 2-dehydropantoate 2-reductase, producing the protein MENQINVGIIGAGAMGLLYAANFAEKSKLTLFTRRREQAELLNQEGILLRDQLKTKNIHIKATVVTDEESLAKQQLLIIAVKQYSLNEILPLLKNVPTKVPFLFIQNGAGHLESLAELGVKRTILLGISEHGAGRENDTTVIWRGHGRTKYSIYQGELDSNLELLLESRPEFPVEKHDDYLDIIQEKLLINAVINPLTAVLGVPNGKLLENPEWHRLLVILVKEVQSVLAVENALLKVETICQVTEANFSSMALDRLNNRKTEIDGIVLPVLEKGEHASRTLPTLRTLYHIIKGLEGESNV
- the rpmF gene encoding 50S ribosomal protein L32 yields the protein MAVPFRRTSKAKKRKRRTHVKLQLPGMNECSNCGEYRLSHHVCPECGQYDGKEVANS